The following proteins come from a genomic window of Pseudomonas putida:
- a CDS encoding IS5-like element ISPa16 family transposase has protein sequence MKQMTFADAEYAGKRKQTRKELFLIEMDQVVPWKGLIALIEPHYPKGEGGRPAYPLMAMLRIHLMQNWFGYSDPAMEEALYETTILRQFAGLSLERIPDETTILNFRRLLEKHELAAGILGVINGYLGDRGLSLRQGTIVDATLIHAPSSTKNQDGKRDPEMHQSKKGNQYYFGMKAHIGVDDESGLVHSVVGTAANVADITQVDKLLHGNENVVCADAGYTGVEKRPEHAGREVIWQVAARRSTYKKLDKRSALYKAKRKIEKAKAQVRAKVEHPFRVIKRQFGYVKVRFRGLAKNTAQLVTLFALSNLWMARRHLLTTAGQVHL, from the coding sequence ATGAAGCAGATGACCTTCGCCGACGCCGAGTACGCCGGCAAGCGCAAGCAGACCCGTAAGGAATTGTTCCTGATCGAGATGGATCAGGTGGTGCCGTGGAAGGGATTGATTGCCCTGATCGAGCCACACTACCCAAAGGGTGAAGGTGGTCGTCCAGCCTATCCGCTGATGGCCATGTTACGTATCCATCTGATGCAGAACTGGTTCGGCTACAGCGACCCGGCCATGGAAGAAGCGCTCTACGAGACGACCATCCTGCGTCAGTTCGCCGGGCTGAGCCTGGAGCGCATTCCCGACGAAACCACCATCCTCAACTTCCGTCGTTTGCTGGAGAAACATGAGCTGGCAGCCGGCATCCTCGGCGTAATCAATGGCTACCTGGGGGATCGCGGCCTGTCGCTGCGCCAGGGCACTATCGTCGATGCCACACTGATCCACGCACCCAGCTCGACCAAGAACCAGGACGGCAAGCGCGACCCGGAAATGCACCAGAGCAAGAAAGGGAACCAGTATTACTTTGGCATGAAGGCGCACATCGGCGTGGATGATGAGTCGGGGCTGGTACACAGCGTGGTAGGCACGGCAGCCAACGTGGCGGATATCACCCAGGTCGACAAACTGCTGCACGGTAACGAGAACGTCGTCTGCGCCGATGCCGGCTACACCGGCGTCGAAAAGCGCCCCGAACATGCGGGCCGCGAAGTGATCTGGCAGGTCGCAGCACGCCGCAGCACCTACAAGAAGCTCGATAAACGCAGCGCCCTGTACAAAGCCAAGCGCAAGATCGAGAAGGCCAAGGCACAAGTGCGAGCGAAGGTCGAGCACCCGTTTCGAGTGATCAAGCGCCAGTTCGGTTACGTGAAGGTGCGCTTCCGTGGCCTGGCCAAGAACACCGCTCAGCTGGTGACGCTGTTCGCGCTGTCGAACCTATGGATGGCGCGCCGACATTTGCTGACTACCGCAGGACAGGTGCACCTGTAA
- a CDS encoding heat-shock protein HtpX, protein MKNVYLGAVLMLAFATGAQAQDSMAGMKDMQMKAEQAAPVAHAEGTIKTIDLDQGKVTLAHGPVVALKWPAMTMGFKATAQQLEGLKVGDKVAFDFRMEGSAATIVEIRKE, encoded by the coding sequence ATGAAAAACGTCTATCTCGGCGCTGTACTGATGTTGGCTTTCGCGACTGGTGCACAGGCCCAGGACAGCATGGCAGGCATGAAGGACATGCAGATGAAGGCCGAGCAAGCGGCACCGGTCGCCCACGCGGAGGGTACGATCAAAACCATCGATCTCGACCAGGGCAAGGTCACCTTGGCACACGGACCAGTGGTCGCGTTGAAATGGCCAGCGATGACCATGGGGTTCAAGGCGACCGCGCAGCAGCTTGAAGGACTGAAGGTGGGGGACAAGGTGGCGTTCGACTTCCGGATGGAGGGCAGTGCGGCAACGATTGTTGAAATCCGGAAAGAGTAA
- a CDS encoding IS5-like element ISPa41 family transposase: MSQMSFSDFEYAGKRKQTRRERFLAEMDQVVPWAGLLELIEPFYPKAGGGRKPYPLETMLRIHLLQNWFSLSDPAMEEALYEITPMRQFARLTLSAPIPEDTTIMNFRHLLEKHQLAPAILAVINGYLQEKGLSLRQGTIVDATIIHAPSSTKNKEGKRDPEMHQTKKGGQYFFGMKAHIGADVESGLVHHVHGTAANVADVTQVAELLHGEENAVYADAGYTGVERREEHENRGVIWQIAARRSTYSKLNQRSVLYKAKRKIEFCKAQTRAKVEHPFRVIKRQFGYVKVRFRGLMKNTAQLTTLFALANLWRVRKQLMGMGEVRV; encoded by the coding sequence ATGAGCCAGATGAGCTTTTCCGACTTTGAGTACGCCGGCAAGCGCAAGCAAACCCGCCGAGAGCGCTTCCTCGCCGAAATGGATCAGGTGGTGCCCTGGGCAGGCCTGCTGGAGCTGATCGAACCGTTCTACCCCAAGGCCGGCGGCGGTAGAAAACCCTATCCTCTGGAAACCATGCTGCGCATCCATCTGTTGCAGAACTGGTTCTCCCTGAGCGACCCGGCCATGGAAGAAGCGCTCTACGAAATCACGCCCATGCGCCAGTTCGCACGCCTGACGCTGAGCGCGCCAATCCCCGAAGACACCACGATCATGAACTTCCGGCACTTGCTGGAGAAGCATCAGCTCGCACCGGCAATCCTTGCGGTCATCAATGGTTATCTGCAGGAAAAAGGCCTGTCGCTGCGCCAAGGCACCATCGTCGATGCCACCATTATTCATGCCCCCAGCTCGACCAAAAATAAAGAAGGCAAGCGTGATCCCGAGATGCACCAGACCAAGAAAGGCGGTCAGTATTTCTTCGGGATGAAGGCGCACATCGGTGCCGATGTCGAGTCCGGCCTGGTGCATCACGTCCATGGCACCGCTGCCAATGTGGCCGATGTCACGCAGGTGGCTGAACTGCTGCATGGCGAAGAAAACGCCGTGTATGCAGATGCCGGTTACACCGGTGTCGAAAGGCGCGAAGAGCATGAAAATCGGGGGGTGATCTGGCAGATTGCAGCGCGTCGCAGCACCTATTCCAAGCTGAACCAGCGCAGCGTACTGTACAAAGCCAAGCGCAAGATCGAGTTCTGCAAGGCTCAGACACGGGCCAAGGTCGAGCATCCGTTTCGCGTGATCAAGCGGCAGTTTGGTTACGTGAAAGTACGTTTTCGTGGGCTGATGAAAAACACGGCTCAGTTGACCACGCTGTTCGCCCTGGCAAACCTGTGGAGGGTTCGAAAACAGCTCATGGGTATGGGTGAGGTTCGCGTTTAA
- a CDS encoding IS5-like element ISPa41 family transposase yields the protein MSQMSFSDFEYAGKRKQTRRERFLAEMDQVVPWAGLLELIEPFYPKAGGGRKPYPLETMLRIHLLQNWFSLSDPAMEEALYEITPMRQFALLTLSAPIPEDTTIMNFRHLLEKHQLAPAILAVINGYLQEKGLSLRQGTIVDATIIHAPSSTKNKEGKRDPEMHQTKKGGQYFFGMKAHIGADVESGLVHHVHGTAANVADVTQVAELLHGEENAVYADAGYTGVERREEHENRGVIWQIAARRSTYSKLNQRSVLYKAKRKIEFCKAQTRAKVEHPFRVIKRQFGYVKVRFRGLMKNTAQLTTLFALANLWRVRKQLMGMGEVRV from the coding sequence ATGAGCCAGATGAGCTTTTCCGACTTTGAGTACGCCGGCAAGCGCAAGCAAACCCGCCGAGAGCGCTTCCTCGCCGAAATGGATCAGGTGGTGCCCTGGGCAGGCCTGCTGGAGCTGATCGAACCGTTCTACCCCAAGGCCGGCGGCGGTAGAAAACCCTATCCTCTGGAAACCATGCTGCGCATCCATCTGTTGCAGAACTGGTTCTCCCTGAGCGACCCGGCCATGGAAGAAGCGCTCTACGAAATCACGCCCATGCGCCAGTTCGCACTCCTGACGCTGAGCGCGCCAATCCCCGAAGACACCACGATCATGAACTTCCGGCACTTGCTGGAGAAGCATCAGCTCGCACCGGCAATCCTTGCGGTCATCAATGGTTATCTGCAGGAAAAAGGCCTGTCGCTGCGCCAAGGCACCATCGTCGATGCCACCATTATTCATGCCCCCAGCTCGACCAAAAATAAAGAAGGCAAGCGTGATCCCGAGATGCACCAGACCAAGAAAGGCGGTCAGTATTTCTTCGGGATGAAGGCGCACATCGGTGCCGATGTCGAGTCCGGCCTGGTGCATCACGTCCATGGCACCGCTGCCAATGTGGCCGATGTCACGCAGGTGGCTGAACTGCTGCATGGCGAAGAAAACGCCGTGTATGCAGATGCCGGTTACACCGGTGTCGAAAGGCGCGAAGAGCATGAAAATCGGGGGGTGATCTGGCAGATTGCAGCGCGTCGCAGCACCTATTCCAAGCTGAACCAGCGCAGCGTACTGTACAAAGCCAAGCGCAAGATCGAGTTCTGCAAGGCTCAGACACGGGCCAAGGTCGAGCATCCGTTTCGCGTGATCAAGCGGCAGTTTGGTTACGTGAAAGTACGTTTTCGTGGGCTGATGAAAAACACGGCTCAGTTGACCACGCTGTTCGCCCTGGCAAACCTGTGGAGGGTTCGAAAACAGCTCATGGGTATGGGTGAGGTTCGCGTTTAA